Proteins encoded within one genomic window of Acidaminococcus timonensis:
- the dnaB gene encoding replicative DNA helicase translates to MEERIPPQNIEAEQSVLGAMLISREAIDKAGEILTEDDFYRPDDRIIFSAILDLHSRNEAVDLVTVTEELRKMGKLDTVGGTATITALSNAVPTAANVVYHAKIVEEKALRRQLINAATEVVAEGYEEDEDISQTIDQAEQKILAVANRKHANGVTKIKDVVKSAMTRIEELYDSKEAFTGLPTGFNDFDKMTSGLQPSDLIIVAARPSMGKSSLVLNIAEHVALAGHKSVAFFSLEMSKEQLVQRLLCSQAQIDASRLRIGQLQESEWPKLVQAADNLSNAKIMLDDTPGMTALEMRSKARRWKNENGLDLIIVDYLQLMQGSSKRASDNRQQEMSDISRSLKGLARELNVPVIALSQLSRSVEQRTSKRPMLSDLRESGALEQDADIVCFIYRDDYYNPDTDQKNVAELIVAKHRNGAVGTVPLYFRKDITRFYDLSNKQE, encoded by the coding sequence TTGGAAGAACGTATCCCACCCCAGAATATTGAGGCGGAACAGAGTGTGCTGGGGGCCATGCTCATCAGCCGGGAAGCCATCGATAAAGCCGGGGAGATCCTGACGGAAGACGATTTCTACCGCCCGGACGACCGGATCATCTTTTCTGCCATCCTGGACCTCCACAGCCGCAACGAGGCCGTGGATCTGGTCACGGTGACGGAAGAACTGCGGAAGATGGGTAAACTGGACACTGTGGGGGGCACGGCCACCATTACGGCCCTGAGCAATGCGGTGCCCACCGCGGCCAACGTGGTGTACCATGCCAAAATCGTGGAAGAAAAGGCCCTGCGCCGGCAGCTGATCAACGCAGCTACCGAGGTGGTGGCGGAAGGCTACGAAGAGGACGAGGACATCAGCCAGACCATCGACCAGGCAGAACAGAAGATCCTGGCAGTGGCCAACCGGAAACACGCCAACGGGGTGACCAAGATCAAGGATGTGGTGAAAAGTGCCATGACCCGGATCGAGGAACTGTACGATTCCAAAGAGGCCTTTACGGGACTGCCCACCGGCTTCAACGATTTCGACAAGATGACCAGCGGCCTGCAGCCTTCCGATCTGATCATCGTGGCGGCCCGTCCTTCCATGGGGAAATCCTCCCTGGTGCTGAATATTGCGGAACATGTGGCCCTTGCAGGACACAAATCCGTGGCGTTCTTTTCTCTGGAAATGAGCAAGGAGCAGCTGGTGCAGCGGCTTTTGTGCTCCCAGGCCCAGATCGATGCCTCCCGTCTGCGGATCGGGCAGCTCCAGGAAAGCGAATGGCCCAAACTGGTCCAGGCGGCCGACAACCTGAGCAATGCCAAGATCATGCTGGATGATACGCCGGGCATGACGGCACTGGAAATGCGCAGCAAAGCACGGCGCTGGAAAAACGAGAACGGACTGGACCTGATCATCGTGGACTATCTGCAGCTGATGCAGGGGTCCAGCAAACGGGCCAGCGACAACCGGCAGCAGGAAATGAGCGACATTTCCCGGTCCCTGAAGGGGCTGGCCCGGGAACTGAACGTACCGGTGATCGCCCTGTCCCAGCTGAGCCGGAGCGTGGAACAGCGGACCAGCAAACGGCCCATGCTCAGTGACCTGCGTGAATCCGGGGCCCTGGAACAGGACGCCGATATTGTGTGCTTCATTTACCGGGATGATTACTACAACCCGGATACAGACCAGAAGAACGTGGCGGAACTGATCGTTGCCAAGCACCGGAACGGTGCCGTGGGAACGGTTCCCCTGTACTTCCGGAAGGATATCACCCGGTTCTATGATCTCAGCAACAAACAGGAGTAA
- a CDS encoding YybS family protein — MQYHKTSSLVESGILAAVAVLFTLVGNYVPVLDLVVSILWPLPIILCGRRNGLKWSILCLVVTGVVVSVLLSPMQALTQCVILGLIGLFMGWAMRKQMSPVNTLLMGSLGALISTLLSALAAYYLMDVNVIQVFFDSIDESISMSGDLLKTMGMGGFNGSQLDQLKKMFELILPAGIILSAPVTAMANYWAARKILARMGDYYPWFPPFALWKLPKWLLLPYGIGMMLIFFGQNAQDSWLYRGGYTLYMMMNMLLLVQGLCLIRWYVEYRHYPRILIPLSLILTFTIPIASQLIVVLGAYEMVFDLRKIRRPVPEEEPKQEK, encoded by the coding sequence TTGCAGTATCATAAAACATCCTCGCTGGTGGAATCAGGGATCCTGGCAGCGGTGGCAGTCCTTTTTACCCTGGTCGGCAATTATGTGCCGGTTCTGGATCTGGTGGTCAGTATCCTGTGGCCCCTTCCCATCATCCTCTGTGGACGGCGGAACGGGCTGAAATGGAGCATCCTGTGCCTGGTGGTTACGGGGGTGGTGGTCTCTGTCCTGCTGTCACCCATGCAGGCCCTGACCCAGTGCGTGATCTTGGGGCTGATCGGCCTTTTCATGGGCTGGGCCATGCGCAAACAGATGAGCCCGGTGAACACCCTGCTTATGGGGAGCCTGGGGGCCTTGATCTCTACCCTGCTCAGCGCCCTGGCGGCCTACTACCTGATGGATGTGAACGTGATCCAGGTATTCTTTGATTCCATCGATGAATCCATCTCCATGAGCGGTGATCTGCTGAAGACAATGGGCATGGGCGGCTTCAATGGCAGCCAGCTGGATCAGTTGAAGAAAATGTTCGAACTGATCCTGCCGGCGGGCATCATCCTGAGCGCACCGGTGACGGCCATGGCCAACTACTGGGCGGCCCGGAAGATCCTGGCCCGGATGGGGGATTACTACCCCTGGTTCCCGCCTTTTGCCCTGTGGAAGCTGCCCAAGTGGCTGCTGCTGCCCTATGGCATCGGCATGATGCTGATCTTCTTTGGGCAGAATGCCCAGGATTCCTGGCTGTACCGGGGCGGTTACACCCTGTACATGATGATGAATATGTTGCTTCTGGTGCAGGGGCTGTGCCTGATCCGCTGGTATGTGGAATATCGACATTATCCTCGGATCCTGATTCCCCTGAGCCTGATCCTGACCTTTACGATCCCCATTGCATCGCAGCTGATCGTGGTACTGGGGGCTTATGAGATGGTGTTCGACCTCCGGAAGATCCGGAGACCGGTCCCAGAAGAGGAACCAAAGCAGGAGAAATAG
- the rpsR gene encoding 30S ribosomal protein S18 produces the protein MMKRERGNRRPRRKVCSFCVDKVQEIDYKDAAKLRKFITERGKILPRRISGTCAKHQRQLTIAIKRARNVALLPFTAE, from the coding sequence ATGATGAAACGTGAAAGAGGAAATCGGAGACCCAGAAGAAAAGTTTGCTCCTTCTGCGTCGACAAAGTCCAGGAAATCGACTATAAAGATGCTGCCAAACTGCGGAAGTTCATCACCGAACGGGGCAAGATCCTGCCGCGTCGGATTTCCGGCACCTGCGCAAAACATCAGCGTCAGCTGACCATTGCCATCAAACGTGCCAGAAACGTTGCACTGCTGCCGTTTACGGCTGAATAA
- a CDS encoding DHH family phosphoesterase, with the protein MEEKTQRNLWQWVRVAVAIIGSVLVISGILINQAICTAGGFVAVMLVFYLTFRSNRLREAWFNHSMTTVVRNIERANNYASQRIPIGIGVFDREGHLQWRNRLFNEYVAVEVPLGTPFEKVLPPPDNNFAALRLRDAEKQLKIGDRVYQMLVRRIQITENPEDDTGLALYLMDITDRERRRKKYEEERPVVAYVQFDNYDDAMKGLNENERASVVVDVTKAIGSWVEEVNGYFQKYTEDMFVVGLSRKGLNETIKKKFLVLDRVRDIKSGNRITPTISIGVAAEGRNLAEMSQKAQAALDLALGRGGDQAVVQIGEEMSFYGARGSVQAKNTRVRARIVAQAIHELMTGADQVFIMGHANEDYDALGAAIGVAKMALTLQKSCCIVTSGQGPSLKKLETVSKDQSDQYLSLFVDEEEALKRITPGSILVLVDHHRAMLSAAPRVLQAIRRRIIIDHHRRAEDAITEVMLQYMEPSTSSTCEMVTEILQYFEDKLQLSEVEATALYAGIVVDTKNFAVQTGERTFEAAAFLRRNGADPHLVSMLFKDDEHTVLTRARIITEMQQPLPGLAVAVHTCSCADRDTPIIVAQAADELLTMDDIRASVVFSQNENGVSISARSDGSVNVQVMMEELGGGGHQTVAGVQVKGVTAEELMPKVIELAKEQMKESDTDEGNPVTGHQEVG; encoded by the coding sequence ATGGAAGAGAAAACACAGCGGAACCTGTGGCAGTGGGTGCGTGTCGCCGTGGCCATCATCGGCTCGGTGCTGGTGATCTCCGGCATCCTGATCAACCAGGCCATCTGCACGGCAGGAGGTTTCGTGGCCGTGATGCTGGTGTTCTACCTGACATTTCGCAGCAACCGGCTGCGGGAAGCCTGGTTCAATCATTCCATGACCACGGTGGTCCGGAACATCGAGCGGGCCAACAACTATGCCTCCCAGCGGATCCCCATCGGCATCGGGGTCTTCGACCGGGAAGGCCATCTGCAGTGGCGGAACCGGCTGTTCAACGAATACGTGGCGGTGGAGGTGCCCCTGGGGACTCCCTTTGAGAAGGTATTGCCGCCGCCGGATAACAATTTTGCGGCCCTGCGGCTGCGGGATGCAGAAAAACAGCTGAAAATCGGGGACCGGGTGTACCAGATGCTGGTACGCCGGATCCAGATCACGGAAAACCCGGAAGATGACACGGGGCTGGCCCTGTATCTGATGGATATCACCGACCGGGAGCGCCGGAGGAAGAAATACGAGGAAGAACGTCCGGTGGTGGCCTATGTACAGTTCGACAACTACGATGATGCCATGAAAGGCCTGAATGAAAACGAACGGGCCAGCGTGGTGGTGGATGTGACCAAGGCCATCGGCAGCTGGGTGGAGGAAGTGAACGGCTACTTCCAGAAATACACGGAAGACATGTTCGTGGTGGGGCTCAGCCGGAAGGGGCTGAACGAGACCATCAAGAAGAAGTTCCTGGTGCTGGATCGGGTCCGGGACATCAAGAGCGGCAATCGGATCACCCCCACCATCAGCATCGGGGTGGCGGCGGAAGGCCGGAACCTGGCGGAAATGAGCCAGAAGGCCCAGGCGGCCCTGGATCTGGCCCTGGGCCGGGGCGGTGACCAGGCCGTGGTGCAGATCGGGGAGGAAATGAGCTTCTACGGGGCCCGGGGTTCCGTCCAGGCCAAGAATACCCGGGTACGGGCCCGGATCGTGGCCCAGGCCATCCATGAACTGATGACCGGGGCGGACCAGGTGTTCATCATGGGCCATGCCAATGAAGACTACGACGCCCTGGGGGCGGCCATTGGGGTGGCCAAGATGGCCCTGACCCTGCAGAAGAGCTGCTGTATCGTCACCAGCGGCCAGGGGCCTTCCCTGAAGAAGCTGGAGACGGTGTCCAAGGACCAGAGTGACCAGTACCTGTCCCTGTTCGTGGACGAGGAGGAAGCCCTGAAGCGGATCACGCCGGGCAGCATCCTGGTGCTGGTGGACCACCACCGGGCCATGCTCAGCGCGGCACCCAGGGTGTTGCAGGCCATTCGGCGGCGGATCATCATCGACCATCATCGCCGGGCAGAGGATGCCATCACGGAAGTGATGCTCCAGTATATGGAACCCTCCACGTCATCCACCTGCGAAATGGTGACGGAAATCCTCCAGTATTTCGAGGACAAACTGCAGCTTTCGGAAGTGGAGGCCACGGCCCTGTACGCAGGCATTGTGGTGGACACCAAGAACTTTGCGGTGCAGACCGGGGAACGGACCTTTGAAGCGGCGGCCTTCCTGCGCCGGAATGGAGCCGATCCCCATCTGGTTTCCATGCTGTTCAAGGATGATGAGCATACGGTCCTGACCCGGGCCAGGATCATCACCGAGATGCAGCAGCCTTTGCCGGGCCTTGCGGTGGCGGTGCATACCTGCTCCTGTGCGGACAGGGATACGCCCATCATTGTGGCCCAGGCGGCGGATGAACTGCTGACCATGGATGACATCCGGGCCAGCGTGGTCTTCAGCCAGAATGAAAATGGAGTCAGCATCAGCGCCCGCAGTGACGGCAGCGTCAATGTGCAGGTGATGATGGAAGAACTCGGCGGCGGCGGTCATCAAACCGTGGCCGGGGTACAGGTCAAGGGAGTGACGGCAGAAGAACTGATGCCGAAAGTCATTGAACTGGCCAAAGAACAAATGAAGGAGAGCGATACAGATGAAGGTAATCCTGTTACAGGACATCAAGAAGTTGGGTAA
- the rplI gene encoding 50S ribosomal protein L9: protein MKVILLQDIKKLGKKGEIIETAEGYGRNYLIPRGMAEEATTRNVNQAKQDMKVARHRAAQAHDEAVILASQLEKVVLHMKVKVGANGKLFGSIASKDVADALLTQTGMEGVDRRKIEVPNTIKSPGEYTATAKLLPDVTAKFKVVVETEE, encoded by the coding sequence ATGAAGGTAATCCTGTTACAGGACATCAAGAAGTTGGGTAAAAAAGGCGAAATCATTGAAACGGCCGAAGGCTATGGCCGGAACTACCTGATCCCCCGGGGTATGGCGGAAGAAGCGACTACCCGGAATGTGAACCAGGCCAAGCAGGACATGAAGGTGGCCAGACACCGGGCTGCCCAGGCCCATGACGAAGCCGTGATCCTGGCTTCCCAGCTGGAAAAAGTGGTGCTGCACATGAAGGTGAAGGTGGGGGCCAACGGCAAGCTGTTCGGTTCCATTGCTTCCAAGGATGTGGCCGATGCGCTGCTGACCCAGACCGGTATGGAAGGGGTGGACCGGCGCAAGATCGAAGTGCCGAACACCATCAAGAGTCCGGGTGAATACACCGCTACGGCCAAACTGCTGCCGGATGTAACGGCGAAATTCAAGGTTGTTGTAGAGACTGAAGAATAA